In Fusarium falciforme chromosome 9, complete sequence, the following are encoded in one genomic region:
- a CDS encoding Mevalonate kinase, giving the protein MPSVMINGHNGSHSAANVSDSGSEFSGDSSNGSAGAVRRRLDRKMSSPMAPPFMVSAPGKVIVFGEHSVVHGKAAIAAAISLRSYLHVTTLSKSKRTVSLRFPDIDLVHTWNIDELPWQTFQQPSKKKSYYSLVTELDPDLVAALQPHINVVSPDRPEEIRRVHRSSASAFLYLFLSLGWPSFPACLYTLRSTIPIGAGLGSSASISVCLSAALLLQLRTLSGPHPDQPPDEARLQVERINRWAFVSEMCIHGNPSGVDNTVATQGKAVVFQRTDYSKPPSVRPLWDFPELPLLLVDTRQAKSTAHEVGKVAKLKQAHPKLVGTILDAMDRVTNTASDLIEDIHFDNESEECLTKVGELMTINHGLLVSLGVSHPRLERVRELVDYEGIGWTKLTGAGGGGCSITLLRPDAPAEKLHKLEEQLEDENYAKFETTLGGDGVGVLWPAVLKNGTVEDDEGGMEIDLEKFLNAEGTEGVEKLVGVHGDTGEREGWKFWRVESR; this is encoded by the exons ATGCCCTCGGTCATGATCAACGGACACAACGGGAGCCATTCCGCTGCCAATGTCTCCGATTCGGGTTCCGAATTCTCAGGTGATTCCAGCAATGGCTCTGCAGGCGCCGTCCGGCGTAGGCTGGACCGCAAGATGTCTAGCCCCATGGCACCTCCTTTCATGGTTTCGGCCCCAGGAAAGGTGATTGTCTTTGGTGAGCACTCTGTCGTCCATGGCAAG GCCGCCATCGCTGCAGCCATCTCGCTGCGATCATACCTTCACGTCACCACCCTGTCCAAGTCGAAGCGCACCGTTTCTCTACGATTCCCAGATATCGATCTGGTTCACACCTGGAACATTGACGAGCTGCCATGGCAGACATTCCAGCAACCGTCCAAGAAGAAGTCATACTACTCTCTCGTCACCGAACTCGACCCCGACCTCGTCGCCGCTCTTCAGCCACATATCAACGTCGTCTCCCCCGATCGCCCAGAAGAAATCCGCCGAGTACACCGCAGTTCAGCATCTGCGTTCCTCTACCTCTTCCTCTCACTAGGATGGCCTTCTTTCCCCGCCTGTCTTTATACTCTACGATCGACAATACCAATTGGTGCTGGCCTGGGTAGCAGCGCATCCATCTCAGTCTGTCTCTCGGCTGCGCTTCTTCTACAACTACGCACCTTGTCCGGTCCTCACCCAGATCAACCCCCAGATGAGGCTCGACTTCAGGTGGAGAGAATCAACAGATGGGCCTTTGTGTCGGAAATGTGTATCCACGGTAACCCCTCGGGTGTGGACAACACTGTAGCCACACAGGGCAAGGCTGTGGTCTTTCAGCGTACCGACTACTCCAAGCCGCCGTCAGTTAGACCACTCTGGGACTTCCCCGAGCTGCCTCTTTTACTGGTAGACACCAGACAAGCCAAATCGACTGCGCATGAGGTGGGTAAGGTAGCAAAGCTTAAGCAGGCACATCCCAAGCTTGTTGGAACCATCCTGGACGCTATGGATAGAGTCACGAATACCGCTTCCGACCTGATTGAGGACATTCACTTTGATAATGAGTCAGAGGAGTGCCTTACCAAGGTTGGTGAGCTGATGACCATCAACCATGGTCTGCTTGTGTCGCTAGGTGTCTCCCACCCTCGTCTGGAGCGAGTACGAGAACTCGTGGATTATGAGGGTATCGGCTGGACCAAGCTTAccggtgctggtggtggtggttgctCTATTACACTTCTCCGACCCGATGCGCCTGCAGAGAAGTTGCATAAGCTGGaagagcagctcgaggatgAAAATTACGCCAAGTTCGAGACCACTCTGGGCGGTGATGGCGTTGGTGTGCTGTGGCCTGCCGTTCTCAAGAATGGCACcgtggaggatgatgagggtgGCATGGAGATTGACCTGGAGAAATTCCTCAATGCTGAAGGTACTGAAGGAGTTGAAAAGCTCGTAGGTGTCCACGGTGACACTGGAGAACGAGAGGGATGGAAGTTCTGGCGGGTCGAGAGCCGGTGA
- a CDS encoding VOC domain-containing protein, giving the protein MSGTPAPVASAWKIIPTFESDDIARTLEFYVGTLGFTLASTKPEDGDPSLFTFCSIFAGERAAANIYFFKPSGRSANPSSAYIALGTTQLDQLYDSLKARDDVEFAEEIQDQPWGFRQFAIRDPDGNTLTFFKYLEGGNPGDE; this is encoded by the coding sequence ATGTCTGGAACGCCCGCACCCGTCGCTTCGGCTTGGAAGATCATTCCAACCTTTGAGTCTGATGACATAGCGAGGACTCTTGAGTTTTATGTTGGCACCCTTGGCTTCACGCTTGCCAGCACCAAGCCGGAGGATGGTGATCCAAGCCTCTTTACCTTTTGCTCCATCTTTGCTGGTGAAAGGGCTGCGGCCAACATCTACTTCTTCAAGCCCAGCGGACGGTCTGCCAATCCTAGTTCAGCATACATCGCCTTGGGCACCACGCAGCTCGACCAGCTCTACGACTCTCTCAAAGCCCGGGATGATGTCGAGTTTGCAGAAGAGATACAGGATCAACCCTGGGGATTTCGACAATTCGCCATCAGGGATCCCGATGGAAACACGCTGACGTTCTTCAAGTACTTGGAGGGGGGTAATCCAGGCGATGAATGA